A genomic region of Anas acuta chromosome 1, bAnaAcu1.1, whole genome shotgun sequence contains the following coding sequences:
- the ADGRG7 gene encoding adhesion G-protein coupled receptor G7 — protein MPSRHWDKILIAVACCVVTLTLWSLCAWQLIIKLHTEITETVVPPCFCHNGGICQDGACVCPDEWIGLLCDIVNFCEASTYTYNNSEGDIKNLTFERIIVGKYGSSNEKCEPHTANGNSSIAIRLCSRNGIIPTLEEPSVQNCNENLDSLASQVETAESSGVLEIAKTTQILTAVPDQLTTQNISAAMNISVQILKKPNITDDPQASNTVVATVSQLLDAKETEFSSDLVNVTSSLTKTIEEFSLMSNITQTNIAVQSVPLMLNSSAILFLAQRDETQGNYQTTKLEIQKNATGLNDELSTEVQILLNITSNSSSINRRAGFVLYQNDKLFQSKTYSSHSNFSKQIVSGNVDGGTASGVEIAFNPKYNTSKFLLHDYACVFWDYAVNDWNTAGCTKEKGQVLRCKCNHTTHFAVLMAFRINYKYAKPLECISYVGVGLSIAGLVITILFQIFTRKTRKSSVTWMLVSLCSSMLTFNIIFISGIENQNARNHSSNTSGSEQQYSTYYTTNNTLLKSDLVDPPADSWCMAVAVLLHYFLLATFMWTALNCAQLYLLLIRAMKPLPGNFIVTMSAIGWGIPAVVVAVTLGATYREGKALNYRQEEFCWLAALDQDQNFSIKKPMLWSFLLPVALILLFNIIIFIKIVVSVIWKENKDLTRNKKDSFMGKITSTISVVVVLGITWTTGYFMLINQEETSLVFSYVFCILNATQGIQICILYTFRSPIFKKKVSKMSSALKMPEISVYLHSQIYHVSKLQPVKYFRETFRSFETENISFSTFSDSY, from the exons ATGCCTTCACGCCACTGGGACAAAATACTGATTGCAGTTGCCTGCTGTGTGGTGACTCTGACCCTCTGGTCCCTTTGTGCTTGGCAGCTTATCATCAAGCTTCACACAG aaaTTACAGAAACCGTGGTACCTCCTTGCTTCTGCCACAATGGGGGAATCTGCCAGGATGGAGCCTGTGTGTGCCCTGACGAGTGGATAGGACTCCTTTGTGATATAG TTAATTTCTGTGAGGCCAGTACTTACACATACAACAATTCTGAAGGTGATAtaaaaaatcttacttttgaAAGGATTATAGTGGGTAAATATGGCAGCTCCAACGAAAAATGTGAACCTCACACTGCAAATG GTAACTCTTCAATTGCGATTCGGTTGTGCTCCAGAAACGGAATAATTCCTACTTTAGAGGAACCCAGTGTGCAGAATTGTAATGAAAATCTGGACTCCCTAGCATCACAG GTGGAAACTGCAGAGTCCAGCGGTGTTTTAGAAATTGCAAAGACCACTCAAATCCTTACTGCCGTGCCTGACCAACTGACCACACAGAACATCTCAGCTGCCATGAATATCTCAGTGCAGATTCTGAAAAAGCCAAACATTACAGATGACCCTCAA GCATCTAATACAGTAGTGGCTACAGTGAGTCAGCTCTTGGATGCCAAGGAAACGGAATTCAGCAGTGATCTTGTCAATGTTACATCAAG CCTCACAAAAACGATTGAAGAATTTTCTTTGATGAGCAACATCACTCAGACCAACATTGCAGTCCAGTCTGTCCCACTGATGTTGAACTCCTCTGCAATTCTGTTTTTGGCACAGAGAG ATGAAACACAGGGAAATTATCAGACAACAAAactagaaatacagaaaaatgccaCTGGGCTTAATGATGAACTCAGTACTGAAGTTCAGATACTGCTCAATATTACAAGTAACA GTTCATCAATAAACAGAAGAGCTGGCTTTGTCCTTTATCAAAACGACAAACTCTTCCAGTCAAAGACTTATTCAAGTCACAGtaatttttctaaacaaattgTCTCTGGCAACGTTGATGGTGGAACAGCCAGTGGTGTTGAAATAGCCTTCAATCCCAAG TACAACACATCCAAATTTCTGCTGCATGATTATGCATGCGTCTTTTGGGACTACGCTGTGAACGACTGGAACACTGCAGGctgtacaaaagaaaaaggccaAGTCTTGAGATGCAAGTGCAACCACACTACTCATTTTGCTGTCCTCATG gcCTTTCGGATCAATTATAAATATGCAAAGCCTTTGGAGTGTATCTCATATGTTGGTGTTGGATTGTCCATTGCTGGTCTGGTCAttaccattttatttcagatattcACGAG GAAAACTCGGAAGTCATCTGTAACATGGATGTTAGTGAGTCTCTGTTCCTCAATGCTAACTTTTAACATCATCTTCATCTCTGGAATTGAAAACCAAAATGCCAGGAATCACAGCAGCAATACCAGTGGATCTGAACAGCAGTACAGTACTTACTATACCACCAATAACACCTTGCTCAAATCTGACCTGGTAGATCCTCCTGCAGACTCCTGGTGTATGGCTGTGGCTGTCCTGCTGCACTATTTTTTGTTGGCAACGTTTATGTGGACAGCACTCAATTGTGCACAACTGTACTTATTGCTGATTAGAGCCATGAAGCCCCTTCCTGGAAACTTCATTGTAACCATGTCAGCAATTGGATGGG GAATCCCTGCTGTAGTAGTTGCAGTAACACTTGGAGCTACTtatagagaaggaaaagctttaAACTACCGACAGGAAGAATT TTGCTGGCTTGCAGCCCTGGATCAAGATCAGAATTTCAGCATAAAAAAGCCCATGTTGTGGTCATTCCTTTTGCCGGTAGCACTGATACTCCTGTTTAACATTATCATCTTCATCAAGATCGTTGTCTCCGTGATATGGAAGGAGAACAAGGATTTGACAAG gaATAAGAAGGATTCATTCATGGGAAAGATCACCAGCACTATCTCTGTAGTTGTAGTGCTTGGAATCACCTGGACAACAGGCTACTTCATGCTAATAAATCAAGAGGAAACTAGTCTTGTTTTCAGCtatgtgttttgcattttgaatgCTACACAG GGAATTCAGATTTGTATTCTGTACACTTTCAGATCACCAATCTTCAAGAAAAAGGTTTCTAAAATGAGTTCTGCTTTGAAGATGCCAGAGATATCAGTCTACCTGCATTCACAAATTTACCATGTTTCAAAATTACAGCCTGTAAAATATTTCCGGGAAACTTTCAGATCATttgagacagaaaatatttccttttccaccTTCTCTGATAGCTATTAG